The genomic window CCTTGACCGCAGCGAGATCCAGAACCGCTTCACGGGCAGCGACATCGGCGCGCACCCCGTCGAGAATCGAGTCGAGAACAGTCATCGAGGCCCCGAGTCCTTTCCGGCATGTCAACCGATGTGAGGAAACTCATCGGTTCATGGTTCAGGGTAGAGGCCGGGGTCAGCCGTCCTCCGGGCGGGTACCCGAACCCGGCGTGCCCTTGCTCACATCGGTGCTCCCCGAATCCGGATCGGGCACCGTGTCACCGTCCGTCGGATCGTCGCCCGCGTCGAGCGCGTCCCACAACATGCGCTGGGTGGGCGGCTCGTCCGTCTGCCCGTTCGTCCCGCGCCCGGCCGCCTCCCGGCGGGCCGCGGGACTGTCGTATTTGGACGAAAGCCCGCCCGTCGCAGCAGGTTTACGGACGAGCAGTACCGCAGCGACGAGCGCGAGCAGCGACCCGAGCAGCACCAGCAGCGCCGGTAGGACCGCCACGTCGGTCGCGGTCACCTGCGTCGCGACCCGCTCGAATCCCGCGATGTCCGAGGCCTGTTCGTTCGACGCACCGGACGTGAGCAACCCGATCGCGGGCACGGCGGCCACCACCGCGGCGACCGCGACGAGACCACCGACGATCCGGACGACCCAGCCGCGCACCGCGAACGCGGCAGCGATCGCGGCGACCAGCACCAGCGCGAGCGGGGTGGTCGCGGCCGCCCACGTGCCGCCGTCGAGGGTCGTCACCCGATCCTCACCGAGGCCGTCGGACGACGTGACCGTCACCCACGTCATGCGCGACGACCCCCACAGGCACAGCGCCGCGGCCGCGAGCAGCAGCGCCGCCACTCCGGTGGCCCGGCGTCCTGCCGTGTTCGCACTCATCACCGATCACCTCCGTGCGGTCCCGCGAAGGGCCGCAGTGTCTGCGCTGCCGCGATGGCGCTCAGGACCGCCATCGCCTTGTTACGGGCCTCGGTGTCCTCGTATTCGGGATCCGAGTCGGCGACCACCCCCGCACCGGCCTGCACATACGCTGTGCCGTCCTTGATCAAGGCGGTGCGGATCGCGATCGCGGTGTCGGCGTCCCCCGCGAAGTCGAGATAGCCGACGATGCCACCGTAGATGCCCCGGCGGGTGGGTTCGAGCTCGTCGATCAACTGCATCGCCCGCACCTTGGGCGCCCCCGAGAGGGTGCCGGCCGGGAAGCACGCGGTGACCGCGTCGAGAGCGTGCTTACCGTCGGCGAGCCGTCCGGTGACGGTCGAGACGAGATGCATCACGTGGCTGTACCGCTCGATGTGCCGGTAGTCGTGCACCTTCACGGTGCCCGGCTCGCACACCCGGCCGAGGTCGTTGCGACCGAGGTCGACGAGCATCAGGTGCTCGGAATTCTCCTTCTCGTCGGCCAGGAGATCCTTCTCGAGCAGGATGTCGTCCTCCTCCGTCTCCCCACGCCAGCGGGTACCGGCGATCGGATGCGTCGTCGCGACCCCCTCGTGGACGGTCACCAGCGCCTCCGGGCTCGATCCGACGATCGAGAACGCCGTGTCGCCGTCACCGTCCGGAACCTGCACCAGGTACATGTACGGGCTCGGGTTCGATGCCCGCAACATCCGGTACACGTCGATCGGTTCTGCGTCGCAATCCATTTCGAAGCGCTGCGACAACACCACCTGGAACGCCTCACCGGCCTCGATCTCACCGATCAGGCGGCGCACGTCCGCACCGAATCCCTCGGTGGTGCGCTGCCGGTGGAACTCGGGCCGCGGCCGCGCGAACGTCGACACCGTCGACCGCGCCGGCGCCGACAATGCCTCGGTCATCCGGTCCAGTCGGGCGACGGCGTCGTCGTACGCCTCGTCGACCCGTTCGTCGGAACCGTCCCAGTTGACGGCGTTCGCGATGAGCGTGATCGCCCCCTCGTGGTGGTCGACCGCCGCGAGATCGGTGGCCAGCAGCATCACCATCTCCGGGATCTGCAGATCGTCGACGGCGTGCTCGGGCAGACGTTCGAGGCGACGGACCGCGTCGTACCCGAGGAAACCGACCATGCCACCGGTCAGCGGCGGCAGACCGGGCAGGCGTTCACTGCGCAGCAACTCCAGGGTGCGTCCCAGCGCCGCGATCGGATCACCACCCGACGGCGCCCCCGCCGGAACATTGCCGAACCACGCCGCCTCACCGTCACGCACCGTGAGCGCCGCCGGGCTGCCCGCCCCGATGAACGACCACCGCGACCACGACCGACCGTTCTCCGCCGACTCCAGCAGGAACGTGCCCGGCCGGCCCCCCGCCAGCTTCGAATACGCCGACAACGGAGTCTCCGCATCCGCCAGCACCTTCCGCACCACCGGCACGACCCGATGTTCGGCCGCCAACGCCCGGAACTGCTCACGGGTAGTGGTCGAATCGTCGACGACCTGCCCCTCCGTAATCGACGGAGGTGCCGGAACAGTGGTGGATTCGCCGCGCATGCCCCCATCATCCCAGGCGCTGCGGTGACGCTGCGCGCCCCGGGCGCCTTTTGGGCGGCACCAGCCGCACAGCAGGTGTCACGCCACCTGGATCGACCGCTTCGACAGTCCCGTCCAGAATCCGTCGATCACCTGGGCCGGGGCCTGTTCGGGATCGTTCGCCGCCCCGAGGGTGACGAACAGCGGCGCGAAGTGCTCGATCGTCGGGTGTGCGTAGGGCATGCCCGGCGCCCGGCTGCGGAAGTCGATCAGCGCGTCGACGTCCCCGGCCGCGATCCGCTCCCCCGCCCACGCATCGAACTCGGCCGACCAGCCGGGCGGGACGGCGTCGGGCGACGGGTCCCGCAGGAACGGCAGCCCGTGGGTCGTGAATCCCGATCCGACGATCAGCACACCCTGCTCGCGTAGCGGCCGCAGGCGACGCCCCAGGGCGAGCAGCCGCTGTGGGTCGAGGGTGGGCATCGAGATCTGCAGGACGGGGATGTCGGCGTCCGGATACATGACCGTGAGCGGCACGTACGCGCCGTGATCGAGGCCGCGGCGCCGGTCGTGGTGGACCGGTTCGTCGTCGGGCATCAGTGCGGCGACCTGCCGGGCCAGGTCGGGTGCGCCGGGTGCGGCGTAGGTGACCTCGTAGAAGCGCTGGGGAAACCCGCCGAAGTCGTACACGAGCGGGGTGCCGGTGTCGACGGCACCGATCGTCAGCGGCGCCGACTCCCAGTGCGCGGACACGACGAGGATCGCGGTCGGCCGGGGCAGGTCGGCGGACCATCGGGCCAGTTCGTCGACCCAGGTCGCGCTGTCGACCAGGGGTGGGGCGCCGTGGCTGAGGAAGATCGCCGGCATGTCGGTCACAGAAACCTCCTAGGTTGAAGCTTCAACTTATCAGGTTGTGCAACCTCACCCGGCCGACGTCTGTTCCCCGGCCGATCCACACCGAACCGGCATTTGACACCCTGAGACCATGAGCGCGCCCGACGACACCGACACCCCCTGGCTCACGCCCGACCAGCAGGCCGCGTGGCGCACCCTGGTGGCCCTGATCACCCGACTACCGGCCGCGCTCGACACCCAGTTGCAGCGCGACGCCGGGATCACCCACTTCGAGTACTTCGTTCTCGCCGTCCTGTCGGAAGCCGACGGCCGACGACTGCGCCTGTCCGAACTCGCCGCCGACGCCAACGCCTCCCTGTCCCGGCTCTCCCACGTCGTGACCCGCCTCGAGAAACGCGGCTGGGTGCGCCGCGACACGGTGCCCGGGGTGCGGGGCGCGTTCGCGGTCCTCACCGACGACGGCATGGCGACGGTCACGGACGCCGCACCCGGGCACGTACGCACCGTCCAGGCACTCGTGTTCGAAGGCCTGGACGGGAACCAGGTGACGCAACTGGCGGAGCTCGGTACCACCCTGATCGGTCAGCTCGACCGCGGCATCGCCGCCGGCACCGGCAAGGCCTGAGACCGGCTCCGCCCAGCGGCTCGCCGCCGTGTCATCCCAGCGGCTCGCCGCCGACACCCCAGTGTTCGCGGGGCACCTCGGTGATCGTCACCCACACCGACGACGCATTCTTCCCGGTGGCTTCGGCGTACGCCGCGGTGACCGCGGCGATCGTGGCGCGCTTCTGCTCGGCCGTCAGGCCCGGGGTCTGGCTGATCTGAATGAGTGGCATGGCGGAGATTGTGCCAGTGGCCGCCGGGTTTCCCGGGGCGGCGGCGCGGGTATCCGACGAGGGTTCCTGCGGAAGGAGTCCGTCATGATCGTGCTGGGTTTGATCCTGTTGCTGATCGGCTTTCTCACCGGTGTCTCGATCATCTGGACGATCGGCATCGTGCTGCTCGTGATCGGCGTGATCCTCGCCCTGATCGGTGCCACGGGCAGGGCGGTCGGTGGTCGACGGTACTGGTATTGACGACTACTCGGACGTGTCACCCGCATACTGCCGCACGCTGCGGGCGGTTACTGCACCGAACGCCGAGTCGTGTTCGCAGCAACCGCCCGCATCGGGCTTTCGGCGGCCGTGCCCGCAGCCGTCACCCCACTCCGGCGACCATCAGGATCAGCCCGATCGCGACGACGGTGAAGACCACGGCGATGGCACCGACAGCGACGGTTCCCGTCGTCGGGAAGCCCCGACCGATCTCCGGTTCGTGTCCGGCAAGGTCCGAGATACCTTCGGATTCGGGGGGTGTCGAACCGATCGGGACCCCGCCGCCTGGCTCGAGGTCGGGGATGTGTCCCGGTTCGGGATCCGGGTTGTGTTGCGGGCCGGACTTCTGCAGTACTTCGGTCATGACGTCCTCCGGAAGGTCGGGGCGGACGGGGAGTTCGAACCTCGATGCCACCGTAACGCGGTCGGGCCCGAACAATCGACCCTGTCTCGTGGGACGCTGGTGACGACACCCCGGTGTGTCCAGGTGTTTGGAATCGGCCCGGACGGGGAATCTCTGCAGCGCGGGCAGCGACGATCGGGCGCTGCGACGGAGACGACGGAGTCCAGCGAGGAGTCATGACGCGAACCTGCGCAACCACGACACGGCCGGACGAACTCGACCCGGTTCTCGAGCTTCGGGCGCCGGCGGACCCCGTGCACCTGGGCCCGCTGCGCGGGGTCGCGACGGCACTGGCCGGCCAGTGCAACATGGATCTCGACCGGCTGGCCGACCTCCGGCTCGCCGTCGACGAGACGTGCAGCACGCTGCTGCGGATCGCGCTTCCCGGCACCGACATCGTCTGCCGGTTCCGGTTGTCCCCCGACTCGTTCCGGCTCGCGGCCGCCGTCTCGGCGCCACCGGAGGAGGCGGACGCCCCGGTGGAACGGAAGTTCGGCTGGCACGTCCTGCGCACGCTCACCGACGAACTCGAGATCACCCGCGGTCCGGGAGCCGGCCCCGACCGGACGGCCGTCACGATCGCGTTCACCATGTTCGGCGGGGACGCCGTGTGAGCCGCCGCACCGTCGACCGATCCGACGAATACAGCGACGTGTTACCGATGTTCACGACGTTGCGTTCACTCGGGTCCGACGATCCGGCGCACGCCGAGGTGCGGCAGGCCATCATCACCCGGTGCCTGCCGCTGGCCGAGCACATCGCCCAGCGGTTCGACCGCCGCGGCGAACCGTTCGACGATCTGCTCCAGGTGGCGAGCCTGGGCCTGGTCAATGCCGTCGACCGCTTCGATGCCGACCGCGGCTGCGAGTTCCTCGCGTTCGCGGTTCCCACCATCATGGGCGAGGTGCGTCGGCACTTCCGGGACACCGGGTGGGCAGTGCGGGTTCCGCGGCGGCTCAAAGAACTCCACCTCGAGATCACCAAGTCCGCCGCGGCCCTGTCCCAGCGGTTGGGGCGCTCGCCGACCACCCACGAGATCGCCGTCGACCTCGACGTCGCCGACGACGACGTCGTGCAGGGCCTGCAGGCCGCGACCGGCTACCACACCCTGTCGGTCGACGCGGCCGCCGGCGGCACCGATACCGGTGCGACCCTCGCCGACGTGCTCGGGGAACGCGACGGCGACCTGGCCGGGGTCGAGGACCACGAGACGATCCGGGTACTCCTCGGGACGCTGCCGGCGCGGGAGCGCACCGTCCTGCTCCTGCGGTTCTTCGGCGACCAGACCCAGTCGCAGATCGCCGAACGCATCGGCGTCTCGCAGATGCACGTGTCCCGCATTCTGTCCGACACCCTTGCCAGGCTCCGGGAGCAGGCCGAACAGTGATCTCGCGGCCGGCCGCGGAGCGCGATGGCCTGTACAGCGGACCGGTTCGGTGTTAGGAAAGGTTGACGTGGGTCGAGCACGCAACCCGGCTTCGCCGCTCGGCGAAGATCCTCATGCCCACTGACCTCGACGGTTCGGAGGCACGACGTGTCCCACCATTTCCTCTCCACCATTCCGCGTGTCGACGACGTCTCGGACGCCCCGGACTCTTCGGGCCGGCCCGGTCGTCCGGTGTCGACGGCGGCGGTGATCGTGGAGTCCGCCCCGAACCTCGACATGAACACCGTCGACGATTTCCGTCACGCCTACCGGGCCGCGTTCGACGCCCTCACCGAACGCGGGGTCACTGCCGGGGACGTCGTCGTCCTCGACCTGACCCACACCGATTTCGTCAGTGTCGACGCCGCGCGTGCGCTGGCCGAGGCACACGATCTGGCCGCGCACCGCGGCATCGAGTTCGCTCTCGTGGCGGTGACACGCGGCATCGAACGTGCCCTGACCGTCACCGGGGGCGACCGCCTCCTGCCGTGCCATCGCACCGTCGATGCGGCGATCGCCTACACGGGTGCACAGTGAGCGAACGTCTCGCCCACCTCGCCCAGATCACAGGACGAGCCGTGGCCACCGCGGAATCCCTTACCGGGGGCCGTATTTCGTGCCTTCTCGGCGCCTCGCCGGATTCGTCCCGATGGTTCCGGGGTGCCGTCGTCGCGTACGCCCGCGACGTCAAGTACGAACTGCTCGGTGTCCCTCCGGGGCCGGTCGTCTCGGAGGTCAGCGCGCGGGCCATGGCCGGTCGCACCGCCGAGTTGTTGGGCGCCGACACCGTGATCGCCGTGACCGGCGCCGGTGGCCCCGACCCGCAGGACGGTCAGGACCCGGGCACGGTGTGGTTCGCGCTGTACGACCGGGGGACGGTGCGTGCCGAGAAACTCGTCTTCACCGGTGAACCCGACGCCGTCGTCGAGCAGACCGTCGAGCACGCACTGGCACTGCTGTCCGGCTGCATGGAGTGAACCGTCAGGGCTCGAACAGGATCTTGACCGCGCCGTCCTGCTTCTTCTGGAACATCTCGTACGCGTGCGGGGCGTCGGCCAGCGGCAGGCGGTGCGTGGCGAACGTGTCGACACCGAGTGGGTCGTCGTCGGTGAGCAGCGGCAGGATCTCGCCCGCCCACCGCTTGACGTTCGCCTGCCCCATCCGGAGCCGGATCTGCTTGTCGAACATCGTGAACATCGGCAACGGATCGAGCGCGCCACCGTAGACGCCGACGATCGAGACCGTGCCGCCGCGGCGGACGATCTCGATCGCCGCGTTCAGTGCCGCGAGCCGGTCGATGCCGGCGTGGGTGAACAACGGTCCGGCGATTGCGTCCGGCAACAGGCCGGTCGCCTGCTGGACCACCCTCGAACCGGGGGAACCGTGGGCTTCCATTCCCACCGCGTCGATGACGGCGTCGGTGCCACGGCCGTCCGTGAGATCCCGGATCGCGGCGGCGAGGTCGTCGTGCTCGCGCAGGTCGAGAACCTCGATGCCACGGTCCCGCAGCCGGGCCAGCCGCTCCGGCACCAGATCGACCCCGACCACCCGGACCCCGCGGTGGGCGGCGATACGGGCCGCCATGTCGCCGATCGGACCGAGCCCCAGGACGGTCAACGACTCGCCCTCTCGGACGTGGGCGTACTCGACGGCCTGCCACGCCGTGGGCAGGACATCGGACAGGTAGACGAACCGGTCGTCGGGCGGGCCGTCGGGCACCGCGATGTGCGTGAAGTCGGCGTGCGGAACCCGCAGGTACTCGGCTTGCGCGCCGGGTACCGCGCCGTACAGTTTCGAGTAGCCGAACAGGGCCGCCCCGGTGCCCTGCTCCCGCACCTGCGTCGTTTCGCACTGGGTCGGCATGCCCTGCCCGCACATCCAGCAGTGCCCGCACGCGATCTGGAACGGCACCACCACGCGGTCCCCGACCGCGAGTCCGTCGATCTCGCTGCCGACCTCCTCCACGATGCCCATCGGCTCGTGCCCCAGGATGTCGCCCGGATTCATGAACGGCCCCAGTAGTTCGTACAGGTGCAGATCCGACCCGCACAGATTGGTGGTCGTCAATCGCACGATCGCGTCGGTGGGCTGCTCGATCCGGGGGTCCGGGACGGTGTCGACGCCCACTCGACGCTTGCCCTGCCATGTCACCGCCTTCACAACGGTCTCCTCACAGTCGGTCGTTCCCGACGGATACCCTCCGATTCCCGCCGCAAACACCGGTGCCGTGCAGACCGTGACCGGACGAGCGAGAATTCCGGTAGGAGAACCGAACTCGACACGGGAGGTTCGAATGGACAACACACATCCCTCGCAGGATCCCCGCGATCTCGCGCACACCACCCGGGAGCATCCCGGCGAAGCGATCGCCGATTCCCGCAACTGGCCCGGATACGCGCTGATCGGTATCGCGATCGTCACCCTCGGCCTGACCTTGGTGGCCGCCGGCTACGGTTTCGCCGGCTGGGCTTGGATAGCCGGAATCGCCTGCGCGGCAAGTCTTGTCGTCGGAACGCTGCTCGTACTGGCGGAGCATCGCCGGGTGAAGCGTCTCGACGAGGCCGGGTTGACCGACCAGCGGGGACACTGACCGCGCCGCGCCGGTCCCGGTTCGGGGTTTGCGATCTCCCCGCCTCGGGTATCCGGTCGCCGCAACTGCTCCGCACTCGGAAGGACTGTGGTGACCATGGCGGACGAGAGCGAGTCGGGACCGGTGGAAGGCATCGAGGGCGTGAAGGCCGAGGCCGACGAGGCCCGCCAGCGCGCCGAGCAGGGCGACTGAGGACCGGGACGCGGGTCGCGCCATGGTGATCAGACGACTCGAGGACGCTACCGACCGACCGGCCGTACGTGTTCCGCCCCGATTGTGGCGACTGCCGGGCGTGTACGCGCCCCAGTCGGACAGCTACCTTCTCGCGCGCACCTTGTCCTCCGAGCCGCGGGCCGTCGACGCGAGGATCCTCGACATCGGGGCGGGAACGGGACTGCTGTCCGTATACGCGGCTCTTGCCGGGGCCGCGCACGTGACGGCCGTCGACGTACATCGCCGGTCGCTGCTCAACACCCGGCTGAATGCGGCACTCAACCGCGTGCGGGTGCGGACCGTACACGGCGACCTCACCGAGGCGTTGCCGGGTGCCCGGTTCGACGTGGTGGTGTCCAACCCGCCCTACGTCCCGGCGCCGGACGACGTCCTTCCCCGCACGGGGCTGGGACGCTGCTGGGATGCCGGTCGGGACGGGCGCGCCTACCTGGACCGCATCTGCCGTGATGCCGCGGACCTGTTGACGCCCGGCGGAGTGCTGCTGCTGTTGCAGTCGGCCGTGTGCGGGGTGGATCGGACCCGGGCCATGCTCGAGGCCCGGGACCTCGACGTGACGATCGCCGCCACCGCCCGCATCCCGTTCGGTCCGGTCCTCACCGAGCGGGCCGACATGCTCCGGAAGCGTGGCATGCTCGCACCGGACGCCGACCGCGAAGAACTCGTCGTGTTCCGGGCGGCATCATGACTGCGGACCCCGACGTGATCGTCGGGACGGAGGCGTCGATCACGGTCTGCCCCGACGGCCCGCTGCTGGTGCGCGGCCCCGTCACGATCGTCGACGGGGCGGGCCGCTCGATCACCCCACCGAGCCGCATGTGCGCGCTGTGCCGGTGCGGGCGCACGTCGCGGACACCGTTCTGCGACGGCACCCACAAGAAGCGCAAGCGTGTCTCCCCGGCCGAGGCGTCGTGACCGCGCTGCGACACCCGAGCAGGCATCCGCGCACGATCGAGCCGATGCCGGAGCCTCAGGCTCGGGGCCCGCTCAGCGCGGCCGTGCTCGATGTCGTGACCGGCCGTTCCCTCCCCCGCGAGTTCCCGGCCCCTCCCCTGCCCGACGCCCCCGACGTCCTCACGGACGACGATCTCCAGTTGACACTCACGGTGCTGTACGAACTGCATCTGGCCGGCATCGTGGGTGTCGACGCGTCCTGGGAGTGGGATCCGGCGCTCCTGGCGTTGCGCCGGCGACTCGAAGCGGTGTTCGACGGTGCACTGCACGCACTTTCCCACTCCGCGGTCACCACCGCCCGCACCGAATTCGGCGACGATGTGGCGGCCGCCCTGTGGGACATGACCGCCCCCACCACGACGCCGGGCCTGTCCGGGTTCCTCGCGCACGACGCGGACCCGGAACAGTTCCGGGAGTTCCTCGTCCACCGCTCCCTCAACCAGCTGCGGGAAGCCGACGTGCACACGTGGGGCATCCCACGCCTGCAGGGTCCACCGAAGGCGGCCCTGGTGGAGATCCAGTCCGACGAGTACGGGGGTGGACGCTACGAGCACATGCATGCGCGGTTGTTCGCGAACACGATGCGTGCGCTCGGCCTGTCGCCGGGCTACGCCCATTATGTCGACGCGACGCCCGCCGTCACCCTGTCCTCGTTGAATGCCTTGTCGTACTTCGGTTTCCACCGCCGTCTCCTGCCCGCACTGATCGGGCACCTGTGCGCGGTGGAGACCACGTCGGCGCTGCCGGCGAAGAAGATCGCGGCGGGACTGTCGCGGCTCGGGTACGGCTCCGATGCGACGACGTTCTTCGACGTCCACGTCGAGGCGGACTCCGCGCACGAGCAGATCGCCGTCCGGGAACTGGCGGGCGGCTTCGTCGCCGGCGCCCCGGACAGCCTCGACGGCGTCCTGTTCGGCGCCGCCACCTGCCTGGGCCTCGACGATCTGGTGGGCGAGCACATGCTCCGGTCGTGGTCCGGGAGCGAAAGCTCACTACGCCGGCCGCTGTGATCAGGAGAGGGCAGGCCGCAGCTCGTCG from Prescottella sp. R16 includes these protein-coding regions:
- a CDS encoding TIGR02234 family membrane protein is translated as MSANTAGRRATGVAALLLAAAALCLWGSSRMTWVTVTSSDGLGEDRVTTLDGGTWAAATTPLALVLVAAIAAAFAVRGWVVRIVGGLVAVAAVVAAVPAIGLLTSGASNEQASDIAGFERVATQVTATDVAVLPALLVLLGSLLALVAAVLLVRKPAATGGLSSKYDSPAARREAAGRGTNGQTDEPPTQRMLWDALDAGDDPTDGDTVPDPDSGSTDVSKGTPGSGTRPEDG
- a CDS encoding anthranilate synthase component I, translating into MRGESTTVPAPPSITEGQVVDDSTTTREQFRALAAEHRVVPVVRKVLADAETPLSAYSKLAGGRPGTFLLESAENGRSWSRWSFIGAGSPAALTVRDGEAAWFGNVPAGAPSGGDPIAALGRTLELLRSERLPGLPPLTGGMVGFLGYDAVRRLERLPEHAVDDLQIPEMVMLLATDLAAVDHHEGAITLIANAVNWDGSDERVDEAYDDAVARLDRMTEALSAPARSTVSTFARPRPEFHRQRTTEGFGADVRRLIGEIEAGEAFQVVLSQRFEMDCDAEPIDVYRMLRASNPSPYMYLVQVPDGDGDTAFSIVGSSPEALVTVHEGVATTHPIAGTRWRGETEEDDILLEKDLLADEKENSEHLMLVDLGRNDLGRVCEPGTVKVHDYRHIERYSHVMHLVSTVTGRLADGKHALDAVTACFPAGTLSGAPKVRAMQLIDELEPTRRGIYGGIVGYLDFAGDADTAIAIRTALIKDGTAYVQAGAGVVADSDPEYEDTEARNKAMAVLSAIAAAQTLRPFAGPHGGDR
- a CDS encoding dioxygenase, producing MPAIFLSHGAPPLVDSATWVDELARWSADLPRPTAILVVSAHWESAPLTIGAVDTGTPLVYDFGGFPQRFYEVTYAAPGAPDLARQVAALMPDDEPVHHDRRRGLDHGAYVPLTVMYPDADIPVLQISMPTLDPQRLLALGRRLRPLREQGVLIVGSGFTTHGLPFLRDPSPDAVPPGWSAEFDAWAGERIAAGDVDALIDFRSRAPGMPYAHPTIEHFAPLFVTLGAANDPEQAPAQVIDGFWTGLSKRSIQVA
- a CDS encoding MarR family winged helix-turn-helix transcriptional regulator, giving the protein MSAPDDTDTPWLTPDQQAAWRTLVALITRLPAALDTQLQRDAGITHFEYFVLAVLSEADGRRLRLSELAADANASLSRLSHVVTRLEKRGWVRRDTVPGVRGAFAVLTDDGMATVTDAAPGHVRTVQALVFEGLDGNQVTQLAELGTTLIGQLDRGIAAGTGKA
- a CDS encoding 2-hydroxymuconate tautomerase family protein, with amino-acid sequence MPLIQISQTPGLTAEQKRATIAAVTAAYAEATGKNASSVWVTITEVPREHWGVGGEPLG
- a CDS encoding DUF6131 family protein; this translates as MIVLGLILLLIGFLTGVSIIWTIGIVLLVIGVILALIGATGRAVGGRRYWY
- a CDS encoding DUF6480 family protein, encoding MTEVLQKSGPQHNPDPEPGHIPDLEPGGGVPIGSTPPESEGISDLAGHEPEIGRGFPTTGTVAVGAIAVVFTVVAIGLILMVAGVG
- a CDS encoding ATP-binding protein, with amino-acid sequence MTRTCATTTRPDELDPVLELRAPADPVHLGPLRGVATALAGQCNMDLDRLADLRLAVDETCSTLLRIALPGTDIVCRFRLSPDSFRLAAAVSAPPEEADAPVERKFGWHVLRTLTDELEITRGPGAGPDRTAVTIAFTMFGGDAV
- a CDS encoding SigB/SigF/SigG family RNA polymerase sigma factor, with product MFTTLRSLGSDDPAHAEVRQAIITRCLPLAEHIAQRFDRRGEPFDDLLQVASLGLVNAVDRFDADRGCEFLAFAVPTIMGEVRRHFRDTGWAVRVPRRLKELHLEITKSAAALSQRLGRSPTTHEIAVDLDVADDDVVQGLQAATGYHTLSVDAAAGGTDTGATLADVLGERDGDLAGVEDHETIRVLLGTLPARERTVLLLRFFGDQTQSQIAERIGVSQMHVSRILSDTLARLREQAEQ
- a CDS encoding STAS domain-containing protein, producing MSHHFLSTIPRVDDVSDAPDSSGRPGRPVSTAAVIVESAPNLDMNTVDDFRHAYRAAFDALTERGVTAGDVVVLDLTHTDFVSVDAARALAEAHDLAAHRGIEFALVAVTRGIERALTVTGGDRLLPCHRTVDAAIAYTGAQ
- a CDS encoding CinA family protein is translated as MSERLAHLAQITGRAVATAESLTGGRISCLLGASPDSSRWFRGAVVAYARDVKYELLGVPPGPVVSEVSARAMAGRTAELLGADTVIAVTGAGGPDPQDGQDPGTVWFALYDRGTVRAEKLVFTGEPDAVVEQTVEHALALLSGCME
- a CDS encoding zinc-dependent alcohol dehydrogenase produces the protein MKAVTWQGKRRVGVDTVPDPRIEQPTDAIVRLTTTNLCGSDLHLYELLGPFMNPGDILGHEPMGIVEEVGSEIDGLAVGDRVVVPFQIACGHCWMCGQGMPTQCETTQVREQGTGAALFGYSKLYGAVPGAQAEYLRVPHADFTHIAVPDGPPDDRFVYLSDVLPTAWQAVEYAHVREGESLTVLGLGPIGDMAARIAAHRGVRVVGVDLVPERLARLRDRGIEVLDLREHDDLAAAIRDLTDGRGTDAVIDAVGMEAHGSPGSRVVQQATGLLPDAIAGPLFTHAGIDRLAALNAAIEIVRRGGTVSIVGVYGGALDPLPMFTMFDKQIRLRMGQANVKRWAGEILPLLTDDDPLGVDTFATHRLPLADAPHAYEMFQKKQDGAVKILFEP
- a CDS encoding HemK2/MTQ2 family protein methyltransferase → MVIRRLEDATDRPAVRVPPRLWRLPGVYAPQSDSYLLARTLSSEPRAVDARILDIGAGTGLLSVYAALAGAAHVTAVDVHRRSLLNTRLNAALNRVRVRTVHGDLTEALPGARFDVVVSNPPYVPAPDDVLPRTGLGRCWDAGRDGRAYLDRICRDAADLLTPGGVLLLLQSAVCGVDRTRAMLEARDLDVTIAATARIPFGPVLTERADMLRKRGMLAPDADREELVVFRAAS
- a CDS encoding CDGSH iron-sulfur domain-containing protein; this translates as MTADPDVIVGTEASITVCPDGPLLVRGPVTIVDGAGRSITPPSRMCALCRCGRTSRTPFCDGTHKKRKRVSPAEAS
- a CDS encoding iron-containing redox enzyme family protein, encoding MPEPQARGPLSAAVLDVVTGRSLPREFPAPPLPDAPDVLTDDDLQLTLTVLYELHLAGIVGVDASWEWDPALLALRRRLEAVFDGALHALSHSAVTTARTEFGDDVAAALWDMTAPTTTPGLSGFLAHDADPEQFREFLVHRSLNQLREADVHTWGIPRLQGPPKAALVEIQSDEYGGGRYEHMHARLFANTMRALGLSPGYAHYVDATPAVTLSSLNALSYFGFHRRLLPALIGHLCAVETTSALPAKKIAAGLSRLGYGSDATTFFDVHVEADSAHEQIAVRELAGGFVAGAPDSLDGVLFGAATCLGLDDLVGEHMLRSWSGSESSLRRPL